Proteins from one Gasterosteus aculeatus chromosome 11, fGasAcu3.hap1.1, whole genome shotgun sequence genomic window:
- the usp31 gene encoding ubiquitin carboxyl-terminal hydrolase 31 produces the protein MSCKAATKDKKSSFSKKLFRRGSVRSVGSFMSRVLRTLTALSTFGSEAPADEDKDDGGFSTFKPGCKDVPMDGGDLAGFLSGERVPGVSGLKNHGNTCFMNAVLQCLSNTELFAEYLVLEHHKGDESDEGKPPANGVHLQKKGPLSRGEVTEQLSGLVRALWTFEYTPQHSRDFKNAVSKNATQFKGNAQHDAQEFLLWLLDRVHEDLNTVNPNIRPAVKPPIEEDDQSLEGPSPPLSAGSFVQELFQAQYRSSLTCPHCQKQSNTFDPFLCISLPIPLPHTRPLYVTVVYQGKYSHCMRIGVAAPLNSTVFRLRDAVSRETKIPTDQFVLTEMYYDGFHRSFCDDDDDLDIIQESDSIFAFETPETFKLENIRTKRGSLLANLNHNNLKYGTEISRTSSFMQGAVTPLTASPNKNLGPEKMILLVCNRACSGHQGKRFGLPFVLYMERTVTWDALQKEILEKMRHLLRPGVYIQVGPFSLRVVGVVGITYLLPQDERPLCHPTVERAYKSCGQGGPPHVKIVVEWDKETKDYLFGHTEEEYIPDAESVYLHREQHHQPQACTLAQCFQLYTKEEQLAPDDAWRCPHCKQLQQGRIKLSLWTLPDVLILHLKRFRQDGDRRVKMQNMVRFPLMGMDMAPHVVKRSQSSWSLPSHWSPWRRPYGLGRNPDDYLYDLYAVCNHHGNMHGGHYTAYCKNSIDGQWYCFDDSEVSPVADDDVCQQTAYILFYQRRTVIPSWSANSSVAGSTSSSLCDHWINRLPGSRPASLASGASSRRTSMASLAESVEFPVERSEDDGGFSIRPFVRSIQRQSVSSRSSVASPLAFNDSGIKPSWSLSAKLHMRSNSPSRFSLDSRCSPPLERIGEACDDKVSTSCFGSYSKHERYFGSRTPLSMMEGNFGDQDNGTRFLDMMYCRAPTPVEKKGGKSEATENNNQITAIDQNVVPAQAAPCKEPKRKSSTGGLLASKAENSGSSKSCSKAEQEKNSKKRLCSAHKSCAAETSYGSPVKGKKESVPKGKTANAKKNTSTPCGTPSKTNKAPPGDAAAPRKPLVRSTPQSSASPSPTAKKEPGVPDRSSTGRRRLVERSCSRDSVHASPQADGLRGSPLSRASLSKSGDGARPERRSVRSSSSSSSVTSLRSPSVSAREAQRGGRSEEKGLSFFRSALRQRESRRSADLGKSALLGKKASERTGKQSAQANELDGGKAGVAASPLTPAGTRGGGTKPGTKEASKPPGSLSRTLLNVGKSKSSTSELSLKPSSNGKKPPERTASSRKLSSSTPSPARAAKRPQ, from the exons ATGTCCTGCAAAGCGGCGACCAAGGACAAGAAGTCGAGCTTCAGCAAGAAGCTCTTCCGGCGAGGCTCCGTCCGCTCCGTGGGCAGTTTCATGAGCAGGGTGCTGAGGACCCTGACCGCGTTATCTACCTTCGGATCGGAAGCGCCGGCCGACGAGGACAAAGACGATGGAGGGTTTTCCACTTTCAAACCGGGGTGCAAAGACGTGCCCATGGACGGTGGCGACCTCGCGGGGTTCCTGTCCGGGGAGAGGGTCCCCGGAGTGTCGGGCCTCAAAAACCACGGGAACACCTGCTTCATGAACGCGGTCCTGCAGTGCCTGAGCAACACCGAGCTCTTCGCGGAGTACCTCGTCCTGGAGCACCACAAAGGCGACGAGTCGGACGAGGGCAAGCCGCCGGCCAACGGCGTCCACCTGCAGAAGAAGGGTCCTCTGTCCAGGGGAGAAGTCACGGAGCAGCTGTCGGGACTCGTGCGGGCTCTGTGGACGTTCGAGTACACCCCGCAGCACAGCAGGGACTTCAAG AATGCGGTGTCGAAAAACGCCACCCAGTTCAAAGGGAACGCTCAGCACGATGCGCAGGAGTTTCTGCTGTGGCTGCTGGACCGAGTGCACGAGGACCTCAACACGGTCAACCCCAACATCAGGCCGGCTGTAAAG cCACCTATTGAAGAAGACGATCAAAGCTTGGAGGggccgtccccccccctctctgccggCTCTTTTGTACAAGAACTATTTCAGGCTCAGTACAG GTCTTCTCTTACTTGTCCACATTGCCAAAAGCAGAGCAACACGTTTGATCCCTTCCTCTGCATCTCCTTACCAATCCCACTGCCGCACACCCG GCCCCTGTATGTGACGGTGGTCTACCAGGGGAAGTACTCCCACTGTATGAGGATCGGAGTTGCTGCTCCGCTCAACAGCACCGTCTTTCGCCTCAGAGATGCCGTGTCACGAGAGACCAAGATCCCGACGGACCAG ttCGTTTTGACTGAAATGTACTACGATGGTTTTCATCGTTCATTttgcgatgatgatgatgatcttgaCATCATTCAAGAGAGTGATTCTATATTTGCCTTTGAGACACCAGAGACCTTCAAACTGGAAAATATACGCACGAAACGAG GAAGTCTTCTGGCAAACCTGAACCATAACAACTTAAAATATGGGACAGAAATCAGCAGGACTTCATCTTTCATGCAAGGGGCCGTGACCCCTTTGACTGCATCACCCAATAAAAACCTGGGACCAGAAAAAATGATCCTCCTGGTGTGTAACAGAGCTTGTAGCGGCCACCAAGGAAAGAG ATTCGGCCTGCCGTTCGTACTGTACATGGAGCGCACTGTGACCTGGGACGCTCTGCAGAAGGAGATCCTGGAGAAAATGCGTCATCTCCTGAGGCCAGGGGTCTACATTCAG GTCGGACCTTTCAGTCTCCGCGTGGTTGGCGTTGTCGGTATCACCTACCTCCTTCCACAAGATGAGCGACCACTGTGTCACCCAACCGTGGAAAG AGCATACAAGTCCTGTGGACAAGGGGGGCCACCACACGTGAAGATTGTGGTTGAGTGGGACAAAGAGACCAAAGACTA TCTGTTCGGGCACACCGAGGAGGAGTACATTCCCGATGCGGAGAGCGTGTATCTGCACAGGGAACAACACCATCAGCCTCAGGCCTGCACCCTGGCGCAGTGTTTTCAGCTCTACACTAAGGAGGAGCAG ctgGCCCCAGACGATGCCTGGCGCTGTCCCCACtgcaagcagctgcagcagggccGCATCAAGCTAAGCCTGTGGACGCTGCCCGACGTGCTCATACTGCACCTCAAGAGGTTCCGACAG GACGGCGACCGCAGGGTGAAGATGCAGAACATGGTGAGGTTCCCGCTGATGGGCATGGACATGGCACCTCACGTGGTGAAGAGAAGCCAGAGCAGCTGGAGTTTACCCTCCCATTGGTCGCCGTGGAGACGCCCGTACGGGCTGGGAAGAAACCCCGATGACTACCTGTATGACCTTTACGCTGTGTGCAACCACCACGGGAACATGCACGGAGGCCACTACACAG CCTACTGCAAGAACTCCATCGACGGTCAGTGGTACTGCTTCGATGACAGCGAGGTTTCCCCAGTAGCCGACGACGACGTGTGCCAGCAGACGGCCTACATATTGTTCTACCAGCGGAGGACCGTCATCCCCTCCTGGTCGGCCAACAGCTCTGTCGCCG GTTCCACCAGCTCTTCCCTGTGTGACCACTGGATCAACCGCTTACCTGGCAGCCGGCCTGCCAGCCTGGCCTCTGGCGCCTCCTCCAGGCGCACCTCCATGGCGTCGCTGGCCGAGTCCGTGGAGTTCCCAGTAGAGCGCAGTGAAGATGACG GGGGCTTTTCCATCCGCCCCTTTGTGCGCAGCATTCAGCGGCAGAGCGTGTCCTCCAGGTCGTCCGTCGCCAGTCCTTTAGCCTTCAACGACAGCGGCATCAAACCCTCCTGGTCCCTCTCTGCCAAGCTGCACATGAGATCCAACTCGCCCTCCCGCTTCTCCCTGGACTCCCGCTGTTCCCCCCCTCTGGAGAGGATAGGCGAGGCCTGCGATGACAAGGTGTCCACGTCCTGTTTCGGCAGCTACAGTAAGCACGAGCGCTACTTTGGCAGCAGGACCCCCCTGTCTATGATGGAGGGCAACTTCGGCGACCAGGACAACGGCACGCGGTTCCTCGACATGATGTACTGCAGGGCTCCCACTCCGGTGGAGAAGAAGGGCGGCAAAAGCGAGGCGACCGAAAACAACAACCAGATAACGGCGATCGACCAAAACGTGGTACCCGCCCAAGCTGCTCCCTGCAAAGAGCCCAAGCGGAAAAGCAGCACCGGAGGACTTCTCGCCTCGAAGGCAGAAAACTCGGGCTCCTCAAAGAGCTGCAGCAAAGCGGAGCAGGAGAAAAACTCCAAAAAACGCCTGTGCTCCGCCCACAAGAGCTGCGCCGCTGAGACGTCCTACGGTTCTCCTGTGAAAGGCAAAAAGGAGAGCGTCCCCAAAGGAAAGACCGCCAACGCCAAGAAAAACACCTCCACGCCCTGCGGGACGCCCTCCAAAACCAACAAGGCCCCGCCCGGCGACGCCGCCGCCCCGCGCAAGCCGCTGGTCCGCTCCACCCCCCAGTCCTCGGCGTCTCCGTCGCCGACCGCGAAGAAGGAGCCCGGCGTCCCCGACAGAAGCTCCACGGGCCGGAGGCGGCTGgtggagaggagctgcagcagggacTCGGTGCACGCCAGCCCCCAGGCCGACGGGCTGCGGGGCAGCCCGCTGTCCCGCGCCTCCCTCTCCAAGAGCGGCGATGGCGCCCGGCCCGAGAGGAGGTCCGTgaggagctccagcagcagctcctccgtcaccAGCCTGCGCTCCCCCAGCGTCTCCGCCAGAGAGGCGCAGCGCGGCGGCAGGTCGGAGGAGAAAGGCCTGTCCTTCTTCAGGAGCGCCCTGCGGCAGAGGGAAAGCCGCCGCTCGGCCGACCTGGGAAAGAGCGCCCTGCTCGGCAAAAAGGCCTCGGAGAGGACGGGCAAGCAGAGCGCGCAGGCCAACGAGCTCGACGGCGGGAAGGCGGGAGTCGCCGCGTCCCCGCTGACCCCCGCGGGGACTCGTGGCGGGGGGACAAAGCCGGGCACAAAGGAGGCTTCCAAGCCCCCCGGCTCGCTCAGTCGCACTCTGTTGAACGTTGGCAAGTCCAAGTCTTCCACGTCCGAGCTAAGTCTCAAGCCTTCCTCCAACGGGAAGAAGCCCCCGGAAAGGACGGCGTCTTCCCGGAAGCTGTCGTCGAGCACGCCGTCTCCTGCGCGCGCAGCCAAGAGGCCTCAGTGA